The genomic region TCGATCGCCTCTCCCTCGAACAGATGGTGCAAGTGGACAACCACCTGCGCGATCGCATTTTTACTAAGTTGCAAACCCTCGGCTTACTCGAAACTCGACGCTATCAAAACAACCCGTTTTACCTGTTAATGGAAAACTACCGAATTAGCGAAGGGTTGAGTTACGAAAAATTCGAGGAAATGCTTTTAAAAGAAGGGCGAGAAGCGGGATTAGATCCCAAACGAACCGCTCAAGTTGTTCGCGGTCAGCTCTTGCCCAATAACCGAGAACTGCTCTGGATTGGTGTTTTTCTTAAGAAAAGCGATGGCAATCTTTACGATCACGAAGAATTAGTCGCCTTGCTCGACGGAAACGGAACGCGATCGGGCCATGCTCCAGACTCGTCTAACCAGGATTCTCCGGAACCCCACGCCGAAGGCGAGACTGTAGAAAAACACAAACACCACTACCATCACTGTTAGTTAACCGTTGGGGGATCGAACCGGGTCGATCCCTAATCGAAAAGAAAATGAGCGATCGTCCCGGTCACCGTCCCGACGGGAGTTTAAACACGATCGATCGAGTCGGTTTGGCGACGTACAAGTACACCGTATTTGTCAAAAAAGCTTCATTTGAGGGGTGCAAAATGTTGGGCTTTCATGGAGAAAATAGCGAATCGAGTCTCGAAAAAACATTTCAAAACAGTTCGGATTCCTTACTGTTTAAAGTGTTGTGTCAATTTGTCAGTTGCGAAATTCAAGAATCCCTGACAAGTACCCGGATCGGCTTGGATTCCGACGCCAAAACGATCCAGTTCGACTGTCCCAGTAAAGCGGGAGCCGCTCGCTTGCTGAGAATGTCCAATTCGATTGCTTTTGCAATTTACGGGGTTAAGGAAACTCTCAAACTCGGGTTTCTCCCTAAGTTGGAAATTCTCTGCAACGGGCAACCTTTTATCCCTCGGCTCAGTCCTGAAAAATTAGTCAGTGACAATTTTATGAGTTCGAGTAATGTGAATCATTCGATTTCTAGCGCCGAATTAGCCGATTTAGATTTAGATTTAAACGAGTTGTATCGCGATCGCGATCCCGTTTACATCACCCAAATGTTCGATCAAAAAGTTTTATTTGCTAACCAATCGGCTCTCCAATCGAACAATCGAGCTGCGGGAGAAATGGTCGGTAAAGAAATTACCGCCCTCTGGGACGACGATGTTTTAAGTCAATTAATCGGACGCTTGGAACGCGATCGCCAACTGTGGCAGTACAGTTATCCCGGCTATCGTTGGTCGCGCGATCCTAACTCGCGGATCTGGCGGCGCGATCGCTATATGTTCGTCGCCAATTACAAACTGGTCGAATTTCTCGGTTCGATCTGTCGCTTCTGCGTGATTACTTCCGCAGAAAAAATTCAAACTCCCGTATTTTGATTTGAGCGACTGTTTATAAAGTAGGGGTTTGGTCACCAAACCCCTACAAAGCACCATAGACTGTCGAAAGCGTTGGGGTAACCTGATGGCAACCATCTGTCATTTGATGCTCCGCCTCTTGCCTTCCCCCTTCACTCTCGAACAAATTCCAAAATCAAACGGTTCCCGAGCCGTCGGTTCTGTTAATTTGTTTTAGATTGATGTTTAATAGCTCCGGTACCTCCGCGACCCGTTTTCCCTGACAAACGCTCGCGGCGATCTTCCGAAGCGAAAGTGGGTTAAGAGTTATGGCGCTAATAGTCCAGAAATACGGTGGCACCTCCGTTGGGTCGGTCGAACGCATTCAAGCCGTCGCCCAGCGCGTTGTCAATACAGTGAAAGCGGGAAACTCCGTGGTGGTGGTCGTTTCCGCAATGGGAAAAACCACCGACGGGTTAGTTAAATTAGCCAAAGACATTTCCGCCAACCCGTCCCGGCGAGAAATGGATATGTTACTGTCCACGGGGGAACAAGTTTCGATCGCCCTGTTGAGCATGGCCGTGCAGGAACTGGGTCAGCCTGCAATCTCGATGACAGGCGCTCAAGTCGGAATTGTCACGGAAGCCGAACATACCCGGGCGCGGATCTTGCAAATCGAAACTCAACGACTCGAAGAACAACTCGACGCCGGAAAAGTCGTCGTCGTTGCTGGATTCCAAGGGATCGCCAGTCGGCAAAGCTTGGAAATTACCACCCTCGGGCGCGGCGGTTCCGATACCTCGGCGGTCGCCCTCGCGGCAGCCCTCCAAGCCGATCGCTGCGAAATTTATACCGACGTTCCCGGGATTTTAACCGCCGACCCGCGCTTGGTTCCCGACGCCCAGTTGATGGAAGAGATCACCTGCGACGAAATGCTCGAACTCGCCAGCTTGGGCGCCAAGGTCCTCCACCCGCGCGCGGTGGAAATTGCCCGCAATTACGGGGTGATGTTGGTGGTGCGTTCCAGTTGGACGGACGATCCGGGGACGCGGGTGGTCTCGGGAGTTCCCCAAAGCCGTCCGTTACAAGGTTTAGAACTGGTTCATCCGGTCGATGGGGTCGAATTTGACAGCGATCAGGCAAAGGTGGCGCTGTTGCGGGTTCCGGATCGTCCCGGGGTCGCTGCCAGTTTGTTCGGCGAAATCGGTCGGCAAGATTTAGATGTGGATTTGATCGTGCAGTCGATTCACGAAGGCAATACGAACGATATTGCGTTTACCGTGAATCGGCGTTTTCTCAATCAAGCGCAGGCGGTGGCGGAGGCGATCGCCCCGACCCTGAGATCGCACCCGAGTGCGGCGCCGGAAGAAGCGGAAGTCTTCGTTCAAGGGGATATCGCTAAAATTAGTATCGCCGGGGCCGGGATGATCGGGCGTCCGGGGGTTGCGGCGGAAATGTTCGCCGCCCTCGCTAAAGCGGGAATTAACTTACAGATGATTTCAACCTCTGAAGTCAAAGTCAGTTGCGCGATCGACGTCAAAGATGGCGATCGCGCGATCGCCACTTTGTGCGATACTTTTGAGGTCAGTTGTTCGTCACTTCCCGCCGCCGAAACCGCCCCGGTCGCGCCGAGGTTATCTACCGCCGAACTCCCCCCGGTGCGTGGGGTGGCCCTCGATCGCAACCAAGCGCGACTCGCCATCCGCCACGTTCCGGACCGTCCCGGGATGGCGGCGAAACTGTTCGGACTGCTCGCCGAGAAAAATATCAGCGTCGATACGATCATTCAGTCCCAACGCTGTCGCATCGTCAACGGTATTCCGACCCGCGATATTGCCTTTACGGTTAATGAGAATGACGCCAAGGACGCCCGGGAAACCTTGACCCCCCTCGTTCGCGAACTCGGGTGTGGCGAAATCGTCGTAGACGAGGCGATCGCCAAAGTCAGCGTCGTCGGTTCGGGAATGGAACACCATCCCGGGGTGGCGGCGCGGATGTTCGAGGCACTTTCGGCCCATCAGATCAACATTCAAATGATTACGACTTCGGAAATTAAAATTAGCTGCGTGGTCGATCGCGACCTCGGCCCCCAAGCCTTGCAAGTCGTCCACGCTGCTTTTAATTTGGCCGGGTCGCAAAAGGTGGAAGTTCCGGCGTAAGGATCGAATGGCGGATTAATACTCTGTTGGTAGCGATCGTCACTATTTCTCTTTGGCGGGCAAAATGCCCGCCTTATTATTGGCGGGCGATCCGATCTCGAATAGCGCTGAAAAAGTCGCCGAATTTTGTAACTTTATATCAAAAAATCTTAAGTTTAAAGGGGTTTTGAGGCGATCGCGAGGGGAAAAACCCTATTTTGAGAGGGGGCGATCGCTATTTTTCCCTTGAATCGTTAAAAGAACCACCAAAGATCGCTGCTTCAAGTCAATCTTAACAATTGACCGATCGCCGAGTTCGTGTTATAAACTCAGACAAATAGGGCTTTTAACAAATCAAAAAAATTGCCTGCATTCTTGTCAGCAGGCCAAGCATAATTTCAGGAAAGCTACATTGCGATCGCAAAACAACGACAGTGGGCCATTATTGGCATGATTTGAGTCATTTTCAAAAAATGTCTCGAAGATTGTACGTACAGGATTTTGCTCTGCTATGCAAGACATTTAGATCCCCCTAAATCCCCCTTAAAAAGGGGGACTTTGCTCGATCCTCCTAACCCCCCTTTGAAAGGGGAGCGAAGGGGGGTTAGGGGAGATCGGCACTGTACCTCATCAGACGCCCGAGTGCTGTATTGGCAATCATTGTCATCAAAATCAATTCAATTGCTGTTAAAAATCCAGTCTCGGTAACGGGATTGAGTTTCAAATAGGATCGATCGTAATGGGTAACATGAGAACCGGGCAATCATCTTCCTGGAAGCCTCCAATTCAAGCAAAAGCATCACCGCAAATCTCACCGCCAATTCCCGTTGAAAATGACCCTCAATCCGGGGAGGCGATCGGCCAAATGCCCCCCTTTGAACCCCTCGGCGCCGATTGGGCCGAACGTCATCCCTTAATGCGAAGCTTGGCGGGCGATCGCCCCAACCCGCCAGTCAACGGACATCCGGTTCCCCAGGCGAAACTCTCCGTCGGCGAAGCGGGCGATCGTTACGAACAACAAGCGGATCGCGTCGCCCGTCAAGTCGTCAGTCGCCTCAACGCCCCAACACCGTCAGTTCAAACTCAGAGTCAATTTGCGATCGCCCCGACCCCAGAAATTACCGTCATGCGAAACGGGACGGAGAACGCCAATTCGCAAAATCTCAGCGCCAATGTCGAGCAGAATATTCAAAA from Oxynema aestuarii AP17 harbors:
- a CDS encoding aspartate kinase, with protein sequence MALIVQKYGGTSVGSVERIQAVAQRVVNTVKAGNSVVVVVSAMGKTTDGLVKLAKDISANPSRREMDMLLSTGEQVSIALLSMAVQELGQPAISMTGAQVGIVTEAEHTRARILQIETQRLEEQLDAGKVVVVAGFQGIASRQSLEITTLGRGGSDTSAVALAAALQADRCEIYTDVPGILTADPRLVPDAQLMEEITCDEMLELASLGAKVLHPRAVEIARNYGVMLVVRSSWTDDPGTRVVSGVPQSRPLQGLELVHPVDGVEFDSDQAKVALLRVPDRPGVAASLFGEIGRQDLDVDLIVQSIHEGNTNDIAFTVNRRFLNQAQAVAEAIAPTLRSHPSAAPEEAEVFVQGDIAKISIAGAGMIGRPGVAAEMFAALAKAGINLQMISTSEVKVSCAIDVKDGDRAIATLCDTFEVSCSSLPAAETAPVAPRLSTAELPPVRGVALDRNQARLAIRHVPDRPGMAAKLFGLLAEKNISVDTIIQSQRCRIVNGIPTRDIAFTVNENDAKDARETLTPLVRELGCGEIVVDEAIAKVSVVGSGMEHHPGVAARMFEALSAHQINIQMITTSEIKISCVVDRDLGPQALQVVHAAFNLAGSQKVEVPA